The sequence GTTTCCATGAACTCGTCGGCGTCGTACTCCGTTTCGCCGGCGGTCAGGTCCGTGGCCAGGAACAGGTGAATGCGCTCGTCGGTGAAGCCGGGCGTCGTCCAGATGGAGGTCAGGGGGCGCAGCGTGCCCGCCTCGAGACCCGTTTCTTCGCGCAGCTCCCGGCGCGCGCATTCTTCCCAGGGTTCGCCGGCGCGGTCGGGGCGCCCGGCGGGCACTTCGTACAGGTAGCCGCCGGATGCGTAGCGGTACTGCCTGACGAGCACGATCTGCGGGTCCGGTCCGTGGGGGTCGCTCAGCACCGGCAGTACCGCCGAGGCGCCGGAGTGGCGGATCATCTCCATCTCGCCGGTGGACCCGTCCGGGAAGCGGACAGTGTCCACCCCCAGGTCCACGATGCGCCCGCTGTGCACCGGCCGTCGGTTGATGAGCCCCGGTTCGGTCCCGCGTTCTCCGTCTGCCATCCGTTTCTCTCTACGCTGAAGATGATGGAGGAACGCCGCCAGCGGTATGGGCGCTGAACGGCGTTAACTGGATCCTAATCGGGTGTGGGTGC is a genomic window of Longimicrobium sp. containing:
- a CDS encoding NUDIX hydrolase, which codes for MADGERGTEPGLINRRPVHSGRIVDLGVDTVRFPDGSTGEMEMIRHSGASAVLPVLSDPHGPDPQIVLVRQYRYASGGYLYEVPAGRPDRAGEPWEECARRELREETGLEAGTLRPLTSIWTTPGFTDERIHLFLATDLTAGETEYDADEFMETVKLPMSEALRMVRDGEITDAKTICTLLYAAGFVFGH